From one Flavobacterium sp. N502536 genomic stretch:
- a CDS encoding DUF4861 domain-containing protein, whose protein sequence is MKTKITLATLLLVGITAVNAQKQDLKTAKTYAEISAKTDGKWEGRKYIGGTAFKNVDRLKLSPEHTDHSFDIRYEGPGWENNRIGYRLYLDWRNAIDIFGKKTAEIILPKVGQDNFDSYHEMSDWGADILKAGKGIGIGSIDRYLNNEKLHFHEVDSTIATVVNKTNESGVKVQYYGWKTASDKIDFTSVLTIKPNELYTKHTIQASKEIKGICTGIVKQKNTELLKKESKNKKWAYLATYGQQSLVPDKLGMAIFYEINTIESAPDTDLDYLLVFKPTTKATSFYLLGAWEQEQNGVKSKEEFVKYLDEKLEVLNRKGKM, encoded by the coding sequence ATGAAAACGAAAATCACCTTAGCGACCTTACTTTTAGTTGGTATTACAGCAGTTAATGCGCAGAAACAGGATCTAAAAACCGCTAAAACCTATGCCGAAATATCTGCTAAAACAGACGGAAAGTGGGAAGGTCGTAAATACATTGGCGGAACAGCATTTAAAAATGTTGACAGACTCAAATTGTCACCGGAACATACCGATCACTCATTTGATATTCGTTACGAAGGACCGGGTTGGGAAAATAACCGCATTGGATATCGTTTGTATTTAGATTGGAGAAATGCGATTGACATTTTTGGAAAAAAAACAGCAGAAATTATTCTGCCAAAAGTGGGACAGGATAACTTTGATTCGTATCACGAGATGAGCGATTGGGGTGCTGATATTCTGAAAGCCGGAAAGGGAATCGGAATTGGTTCAATAGACCGCTATTTAAACAATGAAAAATTACATTTCCATGAAGTGGATTCTACCATTGCAACAGTAGTAAACAAAACCAATGAATCGGGTGTAAAAGTGCAATACTATGGTTGGAAAACCGCCTCTGATAAAATCGATTTCACATCTGTTTTGACCATCAAACCAAACGAACTGTATACAAAACATACCATTCAGGCATCCAAAGAAATTAAGGGAATTTGCACCGGAATTGTAAAGCAGAAAAACACAGAACTTCTTAAAAAAGAAAGCAAAAATAAAAAATGGGCTTATTTGGCAACATACGGGCAGCAGTCGTTAGTTCCGGATAAGTTAGGAATGGCTATTTTTTATGAAATTAACACAATTGAGAGTGCCCCGGATACAGATTTAGATTATCTTTTGGTATTCAAACCAACAACAAAAGCGACTTCTTTTTACCTTTTAGGCGCCTGGGAACAAGAACAAAACGGAGTTAAATCGAAAGAAGAATTTGTAAAATATTTAGATGAAAAGCTAGAGGTGCTGAATAGAAAGGGGAAGATGTAG
- a CDS encoding glycoside hydrolase family 105 protein, which translates to MKNNRTKGCFTAVALVCLMAFTSCKVTSQETSKKEIVIGKDLKWSDKMTLTLMKRHPESYKIDDSKTPKWDYVHGLVLHAIAELYKKNPDPRYAAYVKSYVDTLVQNDGTIKTYELDKYNIDLIVPGRLLFQTYAATKEEKYLKALQLLRKQLAEQPRTASGGFWHKQIYPNQMWLDGLYMGEPFYAQYTVTFEGGKNLDDVAKQFELIQLHATDPKTGLLYHGWDESKAMPWANKENGTSPNFWSRALGWYAMALVDALDYFPKNHPKQKELVKYFNSVSAALAKYQDKSGLWYQVTDKGGAEGNYLEASGSSMFAYAFAKGANKGYLPAKYKSLANKAFDGLTKQLIKVDADGGITLTQACQVAGLGGNPYRDGSYNYYVNEKKKDNDPKATGPFILAAVELNR; encoded by the coding sequence ATGAAAAATAATAGAACGAAAGGTTGTTTTACAGCAGTGGCTTTAGTTTGTCTGATGGCCTTTACAAGCTGTAAAGTGACTTCTCAGGAAACGTCAAAAAAAGAAATTGTCATTGGTAAAGATTTAAAATGGTCCGATAAAATGACTTTGACTTTAATGAAACGCCATCCTGAAAGTTATAAAATTGATGATTCGAAAACACCAAAATGGGATTATGTTCATGGATTGGTTTTACATGCTATTGCAGAATTGTACAAAAAGAATCCGGATCCAAGGTACGCGGCTTATGTAAAAAGTTATGTGGATACTTTGGTTCAGAACGATGGAACCATTAAAACCTATGAGTTAGACAAGTACAATATTGACTTAATTGTGCCGGGACGTTTGCTGTTTCAAACTTATGCTGCTACTAAGGAAGAAAAATATTTAAAAGCACTTCAATTATTACGCAAACAATTGGCAGAACAGCCCAGAACAGCAAGTGGCGGATTTTGGCACAAACAAATCTATCCCAACCAAATGTGGCTGGACGGTTTGTATATGGGAGAACCATTTTATGCGCAATACACCGTTACTTTTGAAGGAGGAAAAAATCTTGATGATGTTGCGAAACAATTTGAGTTAATTCAATTGCATGCCACAGATCCTAAAACGGGATTGTTGTACCACGGTTGGGATGAAAGCAAAGCAATGCCATGGGCGAATAAAGAAAACGGAACTTCTCCAAACTTTTGGTCCAGAGCTTTAGGCTGGTACGCGATGGCATTGGTTGATGCGCTTGATTATTTCCCTAAAAATCATCCAAAACAAAAAGAACTGGTAAAATACTTCAATAGTGTTTCGGCAGCTTTGGCTAAATATCAGGACAAATCCGGTTTATGGTATCAGGTTACAGACAAAGGCGGTGCAGAAGGAAACTATCTTGAAGCTTCCGGATCTTCCATGTTTGCTTATGCTTTTGCAAAAGGAGCCAATAAAGGATACCTGCCTGCAAAATACAAAAGTCTGGCCAATAAAGCTTTTGACGGTTTGACCAAACAATTGATAAAGGTAGATGCTGATGGTGGAATTACACTTACACAAGCCTGTCAGGTGGCAGGTTTAGGTGGTAATCCATATCGTGATGGTTCGTACAACTACTATGTGAACGAAAAGAAAAAAGACAACGATCCTAAAGCGACCGGACCGTTTATTCTGGCAGCTGTCGAATTAAACAGATAA
- a CDS encoding alpha/beta hydrolase, giving the protein MKRIGIVLLLFSKVMLAQNHYAVDSSYTIKSTYAKLIKKYPFIKIAEAVKKANVLQIEDIVYDKIEKKELHLDAYWNKGEEANPGVILIHGGGWKSGNKKQLEVLGQTISAKGYSCFAIEYRLSPEAKYPQAIYDVKNAIKFVKDNAKKFHVDPDKIAVLGCSSGGQMAALIGTTNENLAFEDPRNKSTSSSKVQAILDVDGILAFKHPESEEGEMAAFWLNGTYQENPENWEQASALRHTDKNTPPILFINSSFDRFHAGRDDMIAILNQHKIYNEVRTIQNSPHSFWFFQPWLDETVYYATQFLNKVFK; this is encoded by the coding sequence ATGAAAAGAATAGGGATTGTTTTATTGCTTTTTTCGAAGGTCATGCTGGCACAAAATCACTATGCTGTTGATAGCTCCTATACCATAAAAAGTACTTATGCCAAACTAATTAAGAAATATCCGTTTATAAAAATAGCGGAAGCAGTCAAAAAGGCAAATGTTCTTCAAATAGAGGATATAGTCTATGATAAAATTGAAAAGAAAGAGTTACATCTGGACGCCTATTGGAATAAAGGTGAAGAGGCAAATCCGGGAGTCATACTGATTCACGGGGGAGGCTGGAAATCCGGGAATAAAAAGCAGCTGGAGGTTTTAGGACAGACAATAAGCGCAAAAGGATATTCGTGTTTTGCAATCGAATACAGATTATCACCGGAAGCAAAGTATCCGCAAGCGATTTATGATGTAAAAAATGCAATTAAATTTGTAAAAGACAATGCGAAAAAATTCCATGTAGATCCGGATAAAATTGCCGTTTTAGGATGCTCCTCAGGAGGTCAGATGGCAGCTTTGATTGGTACAACAAATGAGAATCTGGCTTTTGAAGATCCTCGGAACAAGAGTACATCTTCGTCAAAAGTACAGGCAATACTTGATGTAGACGGAATTTTAGCATTTAAACATCCCGAGTCGGAAGAAGGAGAAATGGCAGCTTTTTGGTTAAATGGAACCTATCAGGAGAATCCTGAGAATTGGGAGCAGGCATCAGCGTTAAGGCATACGGATAAAAATACACCGCCAATACTGTTCATCAACAGTAGTTTTGATCGGTTTCATGCCGGCAGAGACGATATGATTGCGATTTTGAATCAGCATAAAATTTACAATGAGGTCAGAACAATTCAGAATTCACCTCATTCCTTTTGGTTTTTTCAGCCGTGGTTGGATGAAACGGTTTATTATGCCACACAATTTTTAAACAAAGTATTTAAATAA
- a CDS encoding SusC/RagA family TonB-linked outer membrane protein, whose product MNIRPLLKKKIKYSLVFLFFLNFLLSTATYGQSTTIEGKITDAAGLSLPGVNIQEKGTKNGTSTDFEGSFKINVTSNKAILIVSYLGFQTQEVSVAGKSKVNVSLAEQSNSLNEVVVVGYGTAKKTDLTGAVNTLSAAKITERNVTNPMEAIQGGIAGVQVTSNSGRIGDGFNVVIRGTNSINKDGSKPLFVVDGVPSDNIDFLNPQDIARMDVLKDASSAAIYGSRGGSGVIIVTTKSGTSAKSGVTVTFDSSYGNKQAVRLPKLMSPEKWWYYHQSAFLATTISATNPTYNDIDASELNAAVGQAGTNPVLFQRVAKNQSYNWQDTVLKGGMTQNNYLNVSGRADNGLSYNIGLGAQKETGVIDNEGIDKYNFKAGLNHKVNDKISFGVNLTISKTSEQLGSPTAMQEAFRQNPYTSPWAIDAAGNEIVGTYAQQPGTLRYPNGNLAINKTGSYNPLLEIANSADEIERFTTIGNIFGEYKINSWLSFRSTFSAGKMDAREGRSFGAQTDFGLKNKSLPSGDVTNLNNFNYTWDNQFNINYTLNKDHVFSFLGLQSFYSNTTETYFAASRENPFETSFYNLGSGVQSTYSLTPSTGTIALIPSGVFTPYSKNTLESYAARFNYAYKGRYLLTASVRYDGSSVLAENNKWTAFPSVALGWNVHEEGFMKKLDFVSNFKLRGSIGYTGNDNVSPYSSLSVLKNPTYYDFNGTIANGYTASSLGNTNLTWEKTKEVNLGLDFGFAHNRISGSVDVYNRLSKDLLFQQALPLEIGVPTITSNVGSIRNKGIEVALVTKNVQTKNVSWETSFTFTKNVNKLESIYGQDQVSDVGNNLFIGENVHSYYNYVFDGVWQESEAAQALTYGQKPGEAKVKDLNNDGKIDANNDRAILGNYDPKWSGSFSTTLKVKQFDLSMSLITNQGMTVFSGFHDNFADVTDRGRQKFDLGDWYVPANGAGLPAQYSNTNPLPRGAGVYYDTNNVAFYKDASFVKVQNIALGYSFDQDLVSKLKIKSLRLYVNVLNPFVFTNYEGYDPEWATAALAVNRVATMTVQMGLSLKF is encoded by the coding sequence ATGAATATCAGACCATTATTAAAGAAAAAAATAAAATACAGTCTTGTATTTTTATTTTTCCTGAATTTTCTGTTGAGCACCGCCACTTATGGGCAGTCGACTACAATAGAGGGGAAAATTACAGATGCTGCGGGTTTATCATTGCCAGGTGTAAACATTCAGGAAAAAGGAACTAAAAATGGAACTTCTACAGATTTTGAAGGAAGTTTTAAAATAAATGTCACCAGTAACAAAGCTATTTTAATTGTGAGCTACTTAGGCTTTCAGACGCAGGAAGTGAGTGTTGCCGGAAAATCGAAAGTAAATGTTAGCCTTGCCGAACAATCGAACTCACTTAATGAAGTGGTGGTTGTAGGGTATGGTACAGCAAAAAAGACAGATCTTACAGGGGCTGTCAATACCTTATCGGCAGCTAAAATAACCGAAAGAAACGTGACGAACCCAATGGAAGCCATTCAGGGGGGTATTGCCGGAGTTCAGGTAACTTCAAACAGTGGGCGAATCGGAGACGGTTTTAATGTGGTGATCAGAGGAACAAACTCGATCAATAAAGATGGTTCTAAACCGCTTTTTGTGGTTGATGGTGTACCTAGTGACAATATTGACTTCCTGAATCCGCAGGATATTGCAAGAATGGATGTATTGAAAGATGCTTCTTCTGCTGCAATTTATGGTTCAAGAGGAGGAAGCGGGGTTATCATTGTAACCACCAAAAGCGGAACAAGTGCTAAGTCGGGTGTAACTGTTACATTTGATAGCTCTTACGGTAACAAACAGGCCGTACGATTACCAAAACTAATGAGTCCTGAAAAATGGTGGTATTACCATCAATCGGCATTTTTGGCAACCACTATTTCAGCTACAAATCCAACCTATAATGATATTGATGCTTCAGAATTGAATGCAGCTGTAGGTCAGGCAGGTACAAACCCTGTTTTGTTTCAGAGAGTAGCTAAAAATCAAAGCTATAACTGGCAGGATACAGTTCTTAAAGGCGGAATGACACAAAACAATTATCTGAATGTTTCGGGTCGTGCTGATAACGGACTGTCTTACAACATTGGTCTGGGAGCTCAGAAAGAAACCGGAGTAATTGACAATGAGGGAATTGATAAGTACAATTTTAAAGCGGGTTTAAATCATAAGGTAAACGATAAAATTTCATTTGGAGTAAACCTTACCATTTCTAAAACTTCCGAACAGTTAGGGAGTCCAACGGCCATGCAGGAAGCGTTCAGACAAAATCCGTATACGTCGCCTTGGGCTATAGATGCTGCCGGTAATGAAATTGTGGGAACTTATGCGCAGCAACCGGGGACATTAAGATATCCTAACGGAAATTTGGCGATTAACAAAACGGGTTCTTATAATCCGCTTTTAGAAATTGCAAATTCGGCAGATGAAATAGAAAGATTCACCACTATCGGGAATATTTTTGGAGAATATAAAATCAACAGCTGGTTATCGTTCCGATCTACTTTTTCAGCAGGAAAAATGGATGCCAGAGAAGGAAGATCATTTGGCGCTCAAACCGATTTTGGTCTTAAAAACAAAAGTTTACCATCCGGTGACGTAACGAATCTGAACAATTTTAATTATACCTGGGACAACCAGTTTAACATTAACTATACTTTAAACAAAGACCACGTTTTTAGCTTTTTAGGACTTCAGAGTTTCTACTCTAATACTACCGAAACTTACTTTGCAGCCTCAAGAGAAAACCCTTTTGAAACCAGTTTTTACAATTTAGGTTCAGGAGTTCAGTCTACTTACTCCTTGACACCATCAACCGGGACGATCGCATTAATTCCTTCGGGAGTATTCACACCGTACTCTAAAAACACTTTAGAATCGTATGCCGCCCGTTTCAATTATGCGTACAAGGGACGTTATTTGTTAACCGCTTCGGTACGTTATGACGGATCATCAGTTTTAGCAGAAAATAATAAATGGACGGCTTTCCCTTCTGTAGCTTTAGGATGGAATGTTCATGAAGAAGGATTTATGAAAAAATTAGATTTTGTTTCTAATTTCAAACTAAGAGGAAGTATTGGGTACACAGGAAACGATAACGTAAGCCCGTATTCAAGTTTAAGTGTTTTAAAAAATCCTACTTATTATGATTTCAACGGTACCATCGCAAATGGTTACACGGCTTCAAGTTTAGGAAATACAAATCTGACCTGGGAAAAAACAAAAGAGGTGAATTTAGGTTTAGATTTCGGATTTGCTCATAACAGAATCTCTGGTAGTGTGGATGTGTACAATCGTTTGTCAAAAGATTTATTGTTTCAACAAGCACTTCCATTGGAAATTGGAGTGCCAACTATTACCTCTAACGTAGGTTCGATCAGAAATAAAGGTATTGAGGTTGCCTTGGTTACTAAAAATGTTCAGACTAAAAATGTGAGTTGGGAAACGAGTTTTACTTTTACTAAAAACGTAAACAAACTCGAATCGATTTACGGACAAGATCAGGTAAGTGATGTTGGAAATAACTTATTTATCGGAGAAAATGTTCACTCTTATTACAACTATGTTTTTGATGGTGTATGGCAGGAGAGCGAAGCAGCACAGGCACTTACTTACGGTCAGAAACCGGGAGAAGCAAAAGTAAAAGACCTGAACAACGACGGTAAAATTGATGCCAATAACGACAGAGCTATTTTAGGAAACTACGATCCTAAATGGTCCGGAAGTTTTTCTACCACTTTAAAAGTAAAACAATTTGACTTGTCGATGTCTTTGATCACCAATCAGGGAATGACTGTATTTAGCGGATTCCACGACAACTTTGCCGATGTTACCGATAGAGGACGTCAGAAGTTTGATCTTGGCGATTGGTATGTTCCGGCTAATGGTGCAGGTCTGCCTGCCCAGTATTCAAACACAAATCCGTTACCGCGTGGAGCGGGTGTTTACTACGATACCAATAACGTAGCATTTTATAAAGACGCATCCTTTGTAAAAGTGCAAAACATTGCTTTAGGTTATAGTTTTGATCAGGATTTGGTGAGTAAATTAAAAATTAAAAGTTTAAGACTTTATGTGAATGTGTTGAATCCTTTTGTATTTACAAATTATGAAGGATATGACCCTGAATGGGCAACTGCAGCTTTAGCGGTAAATCGCGTAGCAACAATGACGGTTCAGATGGGATTAAGTTTAAAATTTTAA
- a CDS encoding RagB/SusD family nutrient uptake outer membrane protein yields the protein MKKILIVLGILVTTLNSCSNFIEEDNRAFGSAEQYFLTAPGFESLVNTNYATLKDIYGGDPWLFEAGTDMYSEGRNQEPEGLAKYLTLSSSSAGVDLLYRTCYMAIQQANKGLYYSTLTEKASTVDTRVGELKFLRANAYFLLVQTYGGVPVVLENINTAVTSFDRNSAEEVYTQILKDLNEALPAVATGAYTGRINKRAVQDLLAKVYLTKGYETFGTAADFTTAANLADQVIAGQPLNISFADVVKPGNEMNAETIFSVQFSVASNATGPTALGSSQNYWFSSYLGAAAAGNPYPNRSYTLCPTVYALSLYEQGDKRWENTFMTEIYSRYYDFYTVTDKTALKITDFYEPRWFTLADRAAWNTANASRKANAATFRYHNWGTYSSAAASGGDYNLIPVRKFDDPNAPYSGATSANYNTTPITPATNRSSSRDFIVARLGETYLVAAEAYFKAGQPATALARLNEVRRRAGGGVVGAIPVMTTIDINTILDERGRELLGEYHRWFDLKRTGTLVQRAVLYNPKITNANVFSGQNGNLKILRPIPQSALDLNRSKNYPQNPAY from the coding sequence ATGAAAAAAATACTAATAGTTTTAGGAATACTGGTGACGACATTAAATTCGTGCTCCAATTTTATAGAGGAAGACAATCGTGCCTTCGGCTCGGCAGAACAATATTTTCTTACGGCACCCGGGTTTGAGTCTTTGGTAAACACCAATTATGCAACTTTAAAAGACATTTATGGTGGTGATCCGTGGCTGTTTGAAGCAGGTACCGATATGTACTCTGAAGGAAGAAATCAGGAACCGGAAGGACTGGCTAAATATTTAACCCTTTCTTCGTCTTCTGCGGGTGTAGATTTGTTATACAGAACCTGTTACATGGCCATTCAGCAAGCTAACAAAGGACTGTACTATTCTACCCTTACTGAAAAAGCAAGTACCGTAGATACAAGAGTGGGAGAACTTAAATTTTTAAGAGCAAACGCTTATTTTCTTTTGGTTCAGACTTACGGAGGTGTTCCTGTTGTATTGGAAAATATCAACACTGCTGTGACTTCTTTCGACAGAAATTCGGCAGAAGAAGTATACACTCAAATTTTAAAAGATCTTAACGAAGCCTTACCTGCAGTGGCTACTGGCGCCTACACAGGAAGAATTAATAAAAGAGCTGTTCAGGATTTACTGGCAAAAGTATATTTGACCAAAGGTTATGAAACTTTTGGAACTGCGGCAGATTTTACAACTGCGGCCAATTTAGCCGATCAGGTAATTGCGGGACAGCCACTTAATATTTCTTTTGCCGACGTAGTAAAACCAGGAAACGAAATGAATGCCGAAACGATCTTCTCTGTTCAGTTTTCTGTAGCCTCAAATGCTACTGGTCCAACAGCTTTGGGAAGTTCACAAAACTACTGGTTTAGCTCGTATTTAGGAGCAGCGGCGGCAGGCAATCCTTATCCAAACAGAAGTTACACACTTTGCCCTACAGTTTACGCATTATCGTTGTATGAGCAGGGCGATAAACGTTGGGAGAATACCTTCATGACAGAAATCTATAGCAGATACTATGATTTTTATACGGTAACCGATAAAACGGCATTAAAAATTACAGATTTTTACGAGCCTCGTTGGTTTACTTTGGCCGATAGAGCAGCCTGGAATACTGCTAATGCTTCAAGAAAAGCAAATGCAGCAACTTTCAGATATCACAATTGGGGAACCTATTCTTCAGCAGCAGCTTCAGGTGGTGACTACAACCTGATTCCGGTTCGTAAATTTGACGATCCAAATGCTCCTTATAGCGGTGCAACCAGCGCAAACTACAACACCACACCGATCACACCGGCAACCAACAGAAGCAGTAGCCGTGATTTTATTGTAGCAAGACTTGGAGAAACCTATTTAGTAGCCGCCGAAGCTTACTTTAAAGCCGGTCAGCCTGCGACAGCTTTAGCACGTTTAAACGAAGTAAGAAGAAGAGCGGGTGGTGGAGTAGTCGGAGCAATTCCGGTAATGACCACCATCGATATCAACACCATATTAGATGAAAGAGGAAGAGAATTATTAGGCGAGTACCACCGTTGGTTCGATTTGAAACGTACCGGTACCTTAGTGCAAAGAGCCGTTTTATACAATCCTAAAATCACAAATGCAAACGTCTTTAGCGGACAAAATGGCAATCTTAAAATATTAAGACCAATCCCTCAGTCAGCATTAGATTTGAACAGAAGTAAAAACTACCCTCAAAACCCGGCTTATTAA
- a CDS encoding glycoside hydrolase family 28 protein, with the protein MTTGKVLVFKSVLMAAAAGIIMLSCGKQVLAVSESDRWKEKEAIVNSIPETRFPDKTYNIKDFGAVADGRTSNTLAFEKAIKTCAQNGGGKVLVPDGKYLTGAIHLESNVNLHLDDHAEILFSIHPNEYPIVHTSFEGTELMNYSPLIYAKNKTNIAITGKGTLNGQADHTNWWIWSGGKDYGWKKGIPSQNDPQNREVLVDMAEKGVPVPERIFGEGRYLRPNFIEFFECNTVLVKDITIINAPFWILHPLKSMNIIIDGVTVNSHGPNNDGCDPEYSQNILIKNCTFNTGDDCIAIKAGRDADGRRIAIPSKNIIVQNCKMIDGHGGVVIGSEISAGVNNVFVEDCVMDSPNLDRAIRIKTNSKRGGIIENVYVRNLEVGTVKECVLKLNMFYNVYGSQTGNFIPTIRNISLENVKVKNGGKYGVWAEGYAQSPVENITLKNVVIQKVDSVHLLKNVKNIKFMNTYINEKKVE; encoded by the coding sequence ATGACTACAGGGAAAGTTTTAGTATTTAAATCAGTTTTAATGGCGGCGGCAGCAGGAATCATTATGCTGTCTTGTGGGAAGCAGGTTTTGGCAGTTTCTGAATCGGATCGCTGGAAAGAGAAAGAGGCCATCGTTAACAGCATTCCCGAAACCCGTTTTCCGGATAAGACTTATAATATTAAAGACTTTGGAGCGGTGGCCGACGGAAGAACATCAAATACCTTAGCCTTTGAAAAAGCGATAAAAACATGTGCTCAGAATGGAGGTGGAAAAGTACTGGTTCCTGACGGGAAGTATCTAACGGGTGCCATTCATTTAGAAAGCAATGTAAACCTGCATCTGGACGATCATGCTGAAATTCTTTTTAGTATCCATCCAAATGAATATCCTATAGTTCATACCTCATTTGAAGGAACCGAGCTGATGAATTATTCCCCTCTTATTTATGCAAAGAACAAAACCAATATTGCCATAACCGGTAAAGGAACTTTAAACGGACAAGCTGATCACACCAATTGGTGGATTTGGTCAGGAGGTAAGGATTACGGCTGGAAAAAAGGAATTCCATCGCAAAATGACCCGCAGAACCGTGAGGTTTTGGTAGATATGGCGGAAAAAGGAGTTCCGGTTCCCGAAAGAATTTTTGGAGAGGGACGTTACCTGCGTCCTAATTTTATTGAGTTTTTTGAATGCAATACCGTCCTGGTAAAAGACATTACGATTATAAACGCTCCTTTTTGGATTTTACATCCTCTAAAATCCATGAACATCATTATTGACGGCGTTACCGTAAACAGTCATGGACCTAATAATGACGGTTGTGATCCCGAATATTCGCAAAACATACTCATCAAAAACTGCACGTTTAATACCGGTGATGATTGTATCGCAATCAAAGCAGGAAGAGATGCCGATGGCCGACGCATTGCCATTCCGAGTAAGAATATTATTGTTCAGAACTGTAAAATGATCGACGGGCATGGCGGAGTTGTAATTGGCAGTGAAATATCGGCCGGTGTCAACAATGTTTTTGTAGAAGACTGTGTCATGGACAGCCCCAATCTGGATCGCGCCATCCGGATCAAAACCAATTCAAAAAGAGGCGGCATTATTGAAAATGTATACGTCCGAAATCTTGAAGTCGGAACTGTAAAAGAATGTGTTTTAAAATTAAACATGTTTTACAACGTCTACGGATCACAAACGGGCAACTTTATTCCGACCATCCGAAACATAAGCCTTGAAAATGTAAAAGTGAAAAATGGGGGAAAATATGGAGTCTGGGCAGAAGGTTATGCACAATCTCCCGTTGAAAATATCACGCTTAAAAACGTAGTCATTCAAAAAGTAGACTCCGTACACCTGCTCAAAAATGTAAAGAACATCAAATTTATGAATACCTATATCAATGAAAAAAAAGTAGAATAA
- a CDS encoding glycoside hydrolase family 105 protein, which produces MLKPTFIKNNFIVLLLIISIKTIAQTHENSALPNNLKWSERTALTILDKYPKAWQIDGTEKPKWDYKMGLVLSAFEKLYQKTNDKKYFNYIKEYADELIDADGNNSKYEWDEYNIDCANPGKLLFKLYDETKDKRYLKVLQELRKQLESQPRTASGGFWHKQIYPNQMWIDGLYMAEPFYTQYTVRFENGKALNDIAKQFELVQTHLVDQKTGLVYQAWDESKEIAWANPQTGTSPTIWGRGIGWYMMALVETLEYYPKTHPKYKALTEDLNQIAKSVGQHKSASGLWYQVVDKPEMNGNFLESSASAMIIYALAKGANKGYLKPIYKKTAEESFEAYLKEFVSKDSQGQIIISKVSSNVGLGGKPFRDGTNEYYIKSKTKDNSSPALAAFLLSALELEK; this is translated from the coding sequence ATGCTTAAACCGACTTTTATAAAGAATAACTTTATTGTTTTGTTGCTGATAATCAGTATTAAAACAATAGCACAGACACATGAAAATAGCGCCTTGCCCAATAATCTAAAATGGTCGGAAAGAACAGCACTTACTATTTTAGATAAATACCCGAAAGCCTGGCAGATCGATGGCACCGAAAAGCCCAAATGGGATTATAAAATGGGATTGGTATTATCGGCTTTTGAAAAATTATATCAAAAAACAAACGATAAAAAATACTTTAATTACATCAAAGAATATGCAGACGAACTGATTGATGCCGATGGAAATAATAGTAAATATGAGTGGGATGAGTACAATATCGATTGTGCCAATCCCGGAAAATTACTGTTTAAGCTGTACGACGAAACAAAAGACAAACGTTATTTGAAAGTATTGCAGGAATTAAGAAAACAGCTTGAAAGCCAGCCCAGAACAGCCAGTGGCGGATTCTGGCACAAACAAATTTATCCCAATCAAATGTGGATTGACGGTTTGTACATGGCCGAACCTTTTTACACCCAGTATACGGTTAGATTTGAAAATGGTAAAGCTTTAAACGATATTGCAAAGCAATTTGAATTGGTACAGACACATTTAGTGGATCAAAAAACAGGATTGGTTTATCAGGCTTGGGATGAAAGCAAAGAAATTGCTTGGGCAAACCCACAAACAGGAACTTCACCAACCATTTGGGGACGTGGCATTGGCTGGTATATGATGGCTTTGGTTGAAACCTTGGAGTATTATCCAAAAACACATCCAAAATATAAAGCGCTGACAGAAGATCTGAATCAAATTGCAAAAAGTGTCGGGCAGCATAAAAGTGCGTCAGGTTTGTGGTATCAGGTTGTAGATAAGCCTGAAATGAATGGGAATTTTTTAGAATCTTCGGCCTCGGCTATGATTATTTATGCTTTAGCGAAAGGAGCGAATAAAGGATACCTGAAACCGATATATAAAAAGACGGCAGAAGAATCATTCGAGGCCTATCTGAAAGAATTTGTAAGCAAAGACAGTCAGGGACAAATCATTATTTCAAAGGTATCTTCGAATGTTGGTTTAGGAGGAAAACCATTTCGGGACGGAACAAATGAGTATTACATCAAAAGCAAAACAAAGGATAATAGCTCACCAGCACTTGCAGCCTTTTTGCTCAGTGCATTAGAATTGGAGAAATAG